Proteins encoded within one genomic window of Amycolatopsis sp. 2-15:
- a CDS encoding glycoside hydrolase family 15 protein, producing MTETAIADHGMVGDLQTAALITTDGSVDWFCCPRFDSPSVFGALLDDERGGRFSVHPVGTEYETKQMYHPDTAALITRFFTADGVGEVVDFMPPLDERATDNHRLVRLLRCVRGRMKFELEVAPRFGYGRVPHTVDVSAGGVVFSTDDVALTLHVVREPDDERLAEAQIHDGDVRGTVTLTAGQVRGLVLESAAEGRPREIRVAEVERLFDETVAFWRSWLARSTYRGRWREIVERAAITLKLMTYAPTGGLVAAPTMGLPEQVGGERNWDYRYTWVRDASFSVYALLGLGFVEEAEQFGAWLGRRIREGGAGEGRPLNIMYRIDGSSDLKEDLLEHWSGYRGSRPVRVGNGAAEQLQLDIYGEALDSLYVADLAGLTVPHRGWAGLAGVLDWVTEHWDQPEEGIWETRGGRQAFTYGRLMCWVALDRGIRLASEHGRPAQVDRWRDARDRIYEQIMARGWNTTRKAFVQHYDTDVLDSSLLRMPMAGFIAPRDPMWLSTLDAMESELVTDSLVYRYDPGASPDGLRGSEGTFSLCSFTWVGALARAGRLDQARQAFEKMLTYANHVGLYSEEIALTGEQIGNFPQAFTHLALIDAALTLDAALDRAEPGAVHRAVSVHSVQLGGLRV from the coding sequence ATGACCGAGACCGCGATCGCCGATCACGGGATGGTGGGCGACCTGCAGACGGCGGCGCTGATCACCACCGACGGGTCCGTCGACTGGTTCTGCTGTCCGCGCTTCGACTCGCCGAGCGTGTTCGGCGCGTTGCTCGACGACGAGCGCGGCGGGCGGTTCAGCGTGCACCCCGTGGGCACGGAGTACGAGACGAAGCAGATGTACCACCCGGACACCGCGGCGCTCATCACACGGTTCTTCACTGCCGACGGCGTGGGCGAGGTCGTCGACTTCATGCCGCCGCTGGACGAACGCGCCACGGACAACCACCGGCTGGTGCGGCTGCTGCGGTGTGTGCGCGGGCGAATGAAGTTCGAGCTGGAGGTGGCGCCGCGGTTCGGCTACGGGCGGGTGCCGCACACGGTCGACGTGAGCGCGGGCGGCGTGGTCTTCTCGACCGACGACGTGGCGCTCACGCTGCACGTGGTGCGCGAGCCCGACGACGAGCGGCTGGCCGAGGCGCAGATCCACGACGGCGACGTGCGCGGCACGGTCACCCTCACCGCCGGGCAGGTGCGCGGGCTGGTGCTGGAGTCGGCGGCCGAGGGCCGGCCGCGGGAGATTCGCGTGGCCGAGGTGGAGCGGCTGTTCGACGAGACCGTGGCGTTCTGGCGGTCCTGGCTCGCGCGCTCGACCTACCGCGGCCGCTGGCGCGAGATCGTCGAGCGCGCGGCGATCACGTTGAAGCTGATGACGTACGCGCCGACCGGCGGGCTCGTCGCCGCGCCGACGATGGGGCTGCCGGAGCAGGTGGGCGGCGAACGCAACTGGGACTACCGCTACACGTGGGTGCGCGACGCGTCGTTCTCCGTGTATGCGTTGCTGGGCCTCGGTTTCGTCGAGGAGGCCGAGCAGTTCGGTGCGTGGCTGGGCCGGCGGATCCGTGAGGGCGGCGCGGGGGAGGGCCGGCCGCTCAACATCATGTACCGCATCGACGGCTCGTCCGACTTGAAGGAAGACCTGCTGGAGCACTGGTCCGGCTATCGCGGCTCGCGTCCCGTGCGAGTCGGCAACGGCGCGGCCGAGCAGCTGCAGCTCGACATCTACGGCGAAGCGCTCGACAGCCTGTACGTCGCCGACCTCGCCGGGCTGACCGTGCCCCACCGCGGCTGGGCGGGACTGGCCGGCGTGCTCGACTGGGTCACCGAACACTGGGACCAGCCCGAGGAGGGCATCTGGGAGACACGCGGCGGCCGCCAGGCCTTCACCTACGGGCGCCTGATGTGCTGGGTCGCCCTCGACCGCGGCATCCGGTTGGCGTCCGAACACGGCCGCCCCGCGCAGGTCGACCGCTGGCGCGACGCGCGCGACCGCATCTACGAGCAGATCATGGCCCGCGGCTGGAACACCACGCGGAAGGCCTTCGTGCAGCACTACGACACCGACGTGCTCGACTCCTCGCTCCTGCGTATGCCCATGGCCGGCTTCATCGCCCCGCGCGACCCCATGTGGCTGTCCACTTTGGACGCGATGGAGTCCGAACTCGTGACCGACAGCCTCGTCTACCGCTACGACCCCGGCGCCTCGCCCGACGGCCTGCGCGGCTCCGAGGGCACGTTCTCCTTGTGCAGCTTCACCTGGGTCGGCGCATTGGCCCGCGCCGGGCGCCTCGACCAGGCGCGGCAGGCGTTCGAGAAGATGCTGACCTACGCCAACCACGTCGGGCTGTACTCCGAGGAGATCGCCCTGACCGGTGAGCAGATCGGCAACTTCCCGCAGGCCTTCACGCACCTCGCGCTGATCGACGCGGCGCTCACGCTGGACGCGGCCCTCGACCGGGCCGAGCCGGGTGCGGTCCACCGTGCCGTCAGTGTCCACAGTGTCCA
- a CDS encoding MFS transporter — protein sequence MATGSKSVSASAVVLPLALGQFIASYAATNMNVAISTIADDIGTSVISIQTAITLFTLTMAALMIPGSKLTDFLGRKVCFIAGLVIYGSGALLASFAQGIGLLIVGYSLLEGIGSALLIPPIYILITVVFEDVSARARNFGIVSGAAGLGAAAGPLLGGLITSYLGWRTSFLFQVAVIVLIIVLALRIVDPPLAERPPHFDVWGAVLSAAGLFFVVFGVLQSSTYGWLKSREDFTIGGTVVIPTGGMSPVWIYVAIGAVLLAIFFLHLRRVEHAGRAPLFSLKIFRSKASNLGLVTQVLQWLVMQGSFFVTSVFLQQIRGFSAIETGLVLVPATIGILAASALAGRMSRRHSLRRLIRAGFTATTLGLVLMLLLVREDSSVWTFTPGLLLMGIGVGVMLTASVNLVQSSSPEELQGDISGVSRSVSNLGSSLGTALVGSVLAGAAVPGNGPFGIALIMLVCLGLVGVVTALLIPRRAQR from the coding sequence ATGGCCACGGGATCGAAGAGCGTCTCCGCTTCCGCCGTCGTGCTGCCGCTCGCGCTCGGGCAGTTCATCGCGAGCTACGCGGCGACGAACATGAACGTGGCGATCAGCACGATCGCCGACGACATCGGCACGTCGGTCATCAGTATCCAGACGGCGATCACGCTGTTCACGCTCACGATGGCCGCGCTGATGATCCCGGGCAGCAAGCTCACGGACTTCCTCGGCCGCAAGGTCTGTTTCATCGCGGGCCTCGTGATCTACGGCTCGGGCGCGCTGCTGGCGTCGTTCGCGCAGGGCATCGGGCTGCTGATCGTGGGGTACTCGCTGCTGGAGGGCATCGGGTCGGCGCTGCTGATCCCGCCGATCTACATCCTCATCACGGTGGTGTTCGAGGACGTGAGCGCCCGCGCCCGCAACTTCGGGATCGTGAGCGGGGCGGCGGGGCTCGGCGCGGCGGCGGGGCCGCTGCTGGGCGGCCTGATCACGAGCTACCTCGGCTGGCGGACGTCGTTCCTCTTCCAGGTGGCCGTGATCGTGCTGATCATCGTCCTCGCCCTGCGTATCGTCGACCCACCGCTGGCCGAGCGGCCGCCGCACTTCGACGTTTGGGGCGCGGTGCTGTCGGCGGCCGGGCTGTTCTTCGTGGTCTTCGGCGTGCTGCAGAGCTCCACCTACGGGTGGCTCAAGTCGCGGGAGGACTTCACGATCGGCGGCACGGTGGTGATCCCGACGGGCGGCATGTCGCCGGTGTGGATCTACGTCGCGATCGGGGCCGTGCTGCTGGCGATCTTCTTCCTGCACCTGCGGCGCGTGGAGCACGCGGGGCGCGCCCCGCTGTTCTCGCTGAAGATCTTCCGCAGCAAGGCCTCGAACCTCGGGCTGGTGACCCAGGTGCTGCAGTGGCTGGTCATGCAGGGCTCTTTCTTCGTGACGTCGGTGTTCCTGCAGCAGATCCGCGGCTTCAGCGCGATCGAGACGGGGCTGGTGCTCGTGCCCGCCACCATCGGCATCCTCGCCGCGTCGGCTCTCGCGGGACGGATGTCGCGGCGCCACTCGTTGCGCAGGCTGATCCGGGCCGGCTTCACCGCCACGACGCTGGGCCTGGTGCTGATGCTGCTGCTGGTGCGGGAGGACTCGAGCGTCTGGACGTTCACGCCCGGGCTGTTGCTGATGGGCATCGGGGTCGGCGTGATGCTGACGGCGTCGGTCAACCTCGTGCAGTCGAGCTCCCCGGAGGAGTTGCAGGGCGACATCTCGGGTGTCTCGCGCAGCGTGTCGAACCTCGGCTCGTCATTGGGCACCGCGCTGGTCGGCTCCGTGCTCGCCGGTGCGGCCGTCCCGGGCAACGGGCCGTTCGGCATCGCCCTGATCATGCTCGTGTGCCTCGGTCTCGTCGGTGTCGTCACGGCCCTGCTGATCCCGCGGCGCGCGCAGCGCTGA
- a CDS encoding DUF2252 domain-containing protein: MVLTSRRSPVESREDRIARGKAARAAAPRSSHAGFTRERGRPDPLELLARQDATRVKELLPIRYGRMAVSPFTYFRGAALPMASDLSGTAVSGLRVQACGDAHLMNFGVFASPERKLVFDINDFDETLPGPWEWDVKRLAASLEIASRDNGFSARQIRGVVVGTVAQYREAMREFGERTALDVWYAHADVDQVKALYADRLRGRRRRMIEKGMASAQAHDNLGALRRFTSVAEGTVRIKPDPPIVLPLDELARTKTGADEVREQLGSILQAYRATLEPERRVLLDRYRIVDMAHKVVGVGSVGTRCWMVLMLGNDDRDPLFLQAKEAGPSVLEEFAGPSDYDNAGRRVVVGQRLMQTVSDIFLGWVHVTGADDRPRDFYLRQLRDWKGSANVESMDPRDLRTYGMLCAWTLARAHARTGDSVAIGAYVGSSDSFDQAIAEFTRDYADQNEKDHAALTKAIKTGAVKAESGR, from the coding sequence ATGGTGCTCACGTCACGACGTTCGCCGGTCGAATCCCGGGAAGACCGGATCGCCCGGGGCAAGGCGGCCCGTGCGGCCGCTCCGCGGTCGAGCCACGCCGGGTTCACGCGAGAACGCGGCCGCCCGGATCCACTGGAACTGCTCGCCCGCCAGGACGCAACGCGCGTCAAGGAGCTGCTGCCGATTCGCTACGGGCGCATGGCGGTATCGCCGTTCACCTACTTCCGCGGGGCCGCGCTGCCGATGGCGAGCGACCTTTCCGGCACGGCGGTGAGCGGGCTTCGGGTGCAGGCGTGCGGCGACGCGCACCTGATGAACTTCGGCGTGTTCGCCTCGCCGGAACGCAAGCTCGTGTTCGACATCAACGACTTCGACGAGACGTTGCCCGGCCCGTGGGAGTGGGACGTGAAGCGCCTCGCGGCGAGCCTCGAGATCGCGAGCCGGGACAACGGGTTCTCCGCTCGCCAAATCCGCGGCGTGGTGGTCGGGACGGTCGCGCAGTACCGCGAGGCGATGCGGGAGTTCGGCGAGCGCACCGCGCTCGACGTCTGGTACGCCCATGCCGACGTCGATCAGGTGAAGGCCCTCTACGCCGACCGCCTGCGCGGGCGCCGGCGCCGGATGATCGAGAAGGGCATGGCCTCGGCTCAAGCGCACGACAACCTCGGCGCGCTGCGCCGCTTCACGTCGGTCGCCGAAGGCACGGTGCGCATCAAGCCCGACCCGCCGATCGTGCTGCCCCTCGACGAGCTGGCGCGCACCAAGACGGGCGCGGACGAGGTGCGCGAGCAGCTGGGCTCGATCCTGCAGGCCTACCGCGCCACGCTGGAACCCGAGCGGCGCGTGCTGCTGGACCGCTACCGGATCGTGGACATGGCGCACAAGGTCGTGGGCGTCGGCAGCGTCGGCACGCGGTGCTGGATGGTCCTCATGCTCGGCAACGACGACCGCGACCCGTTGTTCCTGCAGGCGAAGGAAGCCGGCCCGTCGGTGCTGGAGGAGTTCGCGGGGCCCAGCGACTACGACAACGCGGGACGTCGCGTGGTCGTGGGTCAGCGGCTGATGCAGACGGTGAGTGACATCTTCCTCGGCTGGGTCCACGTGACCGGCGCCGACGACCGCCCGCGCGACTTCTACCTGCGCCAGCTGCGCGACTGGAAGGGCTCGGCCAACGTCGAGTCGATGGACCCGCGCGACCTGCGCACCTACGGCATGCTGTGCGCTTGGACGCTCGCGCGCGCCCACGCCCGCACCGGCGACAGCGTGGCGATCGGCGCCTACGTCGGCTCGAGTGACTCGTTCGACCAGGCGATCGCCGAGTTCACACGCGACTACGCCGACCAGAACGAGAAGGACCACGCGGCGTTGACCAAGGCCATCAAGACGGGTGCGGTCAAGGCCGAGTCGGGGCGGTGA
- a CDS encoding diacylglycerol/lipid kinase family protein, protein MTGPAPSLARRACALGALLALAAAIVVAVLAAVRNPGQLVLAVVLLVIATIAAWAALVRHGIARIVLAVVAVLALAAVALLPDLRTFVVLPLVLGLMVLAALAARVAIGHDLARRARADRVGPARHGVLLMNPRSGGGKVAQFDLEREARERGVTPVVLRRGDDLRALAEEAAKHADVLGMAGGDGSQALVADVARRHGLPYVCVPAGTRNHFALDLGLDRDNVTAALDAYGEAAEHRIDLALIGDRVFVNNASLGVYATVVQSPGYRDAKVSTVAGQLPQLLGPESEHFDLQYRVPGDDDRPPADIVLVSNGAYRLDRLSGFGSRERLDSGSLGIVTVSVDRARDLPALVTAELTGQLARYPGYRAWQAEEFVVTSGQSLVDIGVDGEALQLEPPLRFRTLPGALRVRVPLDAPGVAPAAATPQGMGEAVRVLLRVLAGRPAR, encoded by the coding sequence ATGACCGGCCCTGCTCCGTCGCTCGCCCGGCGCGCGTGCGCGCTGGGCGCCCTCCTCGCACTGGCCGCCGCGATCGTCGTGGCGGTGCTCGCGGCGGTCCGCAACCCGGGGCAGCTGGTGCTCGCCGTGGTGCTGCTGGTGATCGCCACGATCGCGGCCTGGGCGGCACTGGTCCGCCACGGGATCGCGCGGATCGTGCTCGCCGTCGTGGCCGTCCTCGCGCTCGCCGCCGTCGCCCTGCTGCCGGACCTGCGCACGTTCGTGGTGCTGCCGCTGGTCCTCGGGCTGATGGTGCTCGCGGCGCTGGCCGCCCGGGTGGCGATCGGCCACGATCTGGCCCGCCGCGCCCGGGCCGACCGCGTCGGCCCGGCACGCCACGGCGTGCTGCTGATGAACCCCCGCTCCGGCGGCGGGAAGGTGGCGCAGTTCGACCTCGAACGCGAGGCACGCGAACGCGGCGTCACCCCCGTGGTGCTGCGCCGCGGCGACGACCTGCGGGCGCTCGCAGAAGAGGCGGCGAAGCACGCGGACGTGCTCGGGATGGCCGGCGGCGACGGCTCCCAGGCGCTGGTCGCCGACGTCGCGCGCCGCCACGGCCTGCCGTACGTCTGTGTGCCCGCCGGCACGCGCAACCACTTCGCCCTCGACCTCGGACTCGACCGTGACAACGTGACCGCCGCCCTCGACGCGTACGGCGAAGCGGCCGAGCACCGCATCGACCTCGCGCTGATCGGCGACCGGGTGTTCGTGAACAACGCCTCGCTCGGCGTCTACGCCACGGTGGTCCAGTCGCCGGGCTACCGCGACGCCAAAGTGTCGACGGTCGCCGGGCAGCTGCCGCAGCTGCTGGGCCCCGAGTCCGAGCACTTCGACCTCCAGTACCGCGTGCCCGGCGACGACGACCGTCCGCCGGCCGACATCGTGCTGGTGTCCAACGGCGCCTACCGCCTCGACCGCCTCAGCGGCTTCGGCTCGCGCGAACGGCTCGACAGCGGCTCGCTCGGCATCGTCACCGTGAGCGTCGACCGGGCGCGCGACCTTCCGGCGCTGGTCACCGCGGAGCTCACCGGCCAGCTCGCCCGCTACCCCGGCTACCGGGCGTGGCAGGCCGAAGAGTTCGTAGTGACCTCGGGACAGTCCCTTGTGGACATCGGGGTCGACGGTGAGGCGCTTCAGCTGGAACCGCCGCTGCGGTTCCGCACGCTGCCCGGCGCGCTGCGCGTCCGCGTGCCGCTGGACGCGCCCGGCGTCGCCCCCGCCGCGGCCACGCCCCAGGGCATGGGCGAGGCGGTGCGCGTGCTGCTCCGGGTGCTCGCCGGACGGCCGGCCCGCTGA
- a CDS encoding DUF7144 family membrane protein, with protein sequence MSDHAVRPAAPAQESADEESGWARWIFFGATMMLLLGSFTLVEGLTALLDPQYYAVTPHGTLLFDLTGWGWVHLVLGVAAVVTGLGLFTRASWARYPGIVIAGLSALAHLTFLPAAPFWALVVLTLDVLVIWALVAHAPDALRPRNSRR encoded by the coding sequence ATGAGCGATCACGCTGTGCGCCCGGCCGCACCCGCGCAGGAGTCCGCCGACGAGGAGTCCGGCTGGGCCCGCTGGATCTTCTTCGGTGCCACGATGATGCTCCTGCTCGGGAGCTTCACCCTGGTCGAAGGGCTCACGGCGCTGCTCGACCCGCAGTACTACGCCGTGACCCCGCACGGCACCCTGCTGTTCGACCTCACCGGCTGGGGCTGGGTGCACCTGGTGCTCGGCGTGGCCGCGGTGGTCACGGGGCTCGGGCTGTTCACACGGGCGAGCTGGGCGCGCTACCCCGGTATCGTGATCGCCGGGCTCAGCGCGTTGGCGCACCTGACTTTCCTGCCCGCCGCGCCGTTCTGGGCGCTGGTCGTGCTCACCCTCGACGTGCTCGTCATCTGGGCGCTGGTCGCACATGCCCCCGACGCACTCCGCCCCCGCAACAGCCGCCGCTGA
- a CDS encoding HD domain-containing protein produces MPPTHSAPATAAAEPATHPRGALIAWAWGLARRHLSHELPRRWEHVRGVAKCGRQIGPSLLPADEVELLVAAALLHDIGYASGLVVCGYHPLDGARFLAAVSAPPRLVNLVAQHSAAELIAGERGFATDLARYPDEHSPLRDALWFCDMRTNPDGRPTDFAERIAGIRARHGPGSPLVRALDAGAHTARHDAVRRTELRLGAAAVRRRVSPRRGEADAAVRGDGGDGAAREPDRRAR; encoded by the coding sequence ATGCCCCCGACGCACTCCGCCCCCGCAACAGCCGCCGCTGAACCGGCGACGCACCCTCGCGGCGCGCTGATCGCGTGGGCCTGGGGCCTCGCGCGGCGCCACCTTTCGCACGAGCTGCCGCGAAGATGGGAGCACGTGCGGGGAGTCGCGAAGTGCGGGCGGCAGATCGGGCCGAGCCTGCTGCCCGCCGACGAGGTGGAGCTGCTCGTGGCGGCCGCGCTGTTGCACGACATCGGCTACGCGTCCGGGCTCGTCGTGTGCGGCTACCACCCGCTCGACGGCGCCCGGTTCCTCGCCGCGGTGTCGGCACCGCCCCGGCTGGTGAACCTCGTGGCCCAGCACTCGGCCGCCGAACTCATCGCCGGAGAACGCGGGTTCGCGACCGACCTCGCCCGCTACCCCGACGAGCACTCCCCGTTGCGCGACGCCCTGTGGTTCTGCGACATGCGCACGAACCCGGACGGCCGCCCGACGGACTTCGCCGAGCGCATCGCCGGCATCCGCGCCCGCCACGGTCCCGGGTCACCCCTCGTGCGCGCGCTCGACGCCGGCGCACACACCGCCCGGCACGACGCGGTGCGGCGCACCGAACTGCGCCTCGGTGCCGCGGCGGTGCGGCGGCGGGTCTCACCCCGCAGGGGCGAGGCGGATGCGGCCGTGCGGGGCGACGGTGGCGACGGCGCAGCCCGCGAACCCGACAGGAGAGCACGATGA
- a CDS encoding DUF1269 domain-containing protein, which yields MTTLTVWKFDSPDGADNAVDTLRSLAKQELISIHDAATVSWKPDAKKPKTRQLRNLTAGGAMSGMFWGMLFGLIFLMPLIGAAIGAATGALAGSLTDVGIDDDFIKSVRDKITPGTSALFLMSSDAVVDKVKAAIEAGGHKPELLQSNLSAEQEAALREMISS from the coding sequence ATGACGACGCTGACGGTGTGGAAGTTCGACAGCCCCGACGGAGCCGACAACGCGGTGGACACGCTCCGGAGCCTGGCCAAGCAGGAACTGATCTCGATCCACGACGCGGCCACCGTGTCGTGGAAACCCGACGCCAAGAAGCCGAAGACCCGCCAGCTGCGCAACCTCACCGCCGGCGGCGCGATGAGCGGGATGTTCTGGGGCATGCTGTTCGGCCTGATCTTCCTGATGCCGCTCATCGGCGCCGCCATCGGCGCGGCCACCGGGGCGCTCGCCGGCTCGCTGACCGACGTCGGCATCGACGACGACTTCATCAAGTCCGTGCGCGACAAGATCACGCCCGGCACCTCGGCCCTGTTCCTGATGTCCAGCGACGCGGTGGTCGACAAGGTGAAGGCCGCGATCGAGGCCGGCGGCCACAAGCCGGAGCTGCTGCAGTCCAACCTGTCCGCGGAGCAGGAAGCCGCGCTGCGGGAAATGATCTCGAGCTGA
- a CDS encoding RDD family protein translates to MTGPPEGPAGIVTRLVAALIDAAVTGLITVGGYFAVVAALFAASPLSFRWPAAPPALAGGLAAAVAIGYLTVGWATIGRSYGAALLGLRVLGRGRRLGWARAAVRAVFCVVLPIGLLWVIVSPHRRSLQDVVLRTTVVYDWQTDGGAFVSTKDAV, encoded by the coding sequence GTGACCGGCCCGCCTGAGGGGCCGGCGGGCATCGTCACGCGCCTGGTCGCCGCGCTGATCGACGCGGCCGTGACCGGGCTGATCACGGTCGGCGGCTACTTCGCGGTGGTGGCGGCACTGTTCGCGGCCTCGCCGCTCTCGTTCCGGTGGCCCGCGGCACCGCCGGCACTGGCCGGGGGCCTCGCCGCGGCCGTCGCGATCGGGTACCTCACCGTCGGCTGGGCCACGATCGGCCGCAGCTACGGCGCCGCGCTGCTCGGCCTCCGCGTCCTGGGCCGCGGCCGGCGCCTGGGCTGGGCGCGCGCCGCGGTGCGGGCGGTGTTCTGCGTGGTCCTCCCGATCGGGCTGCTGTGGGTGATCGTCAGCCCCCACCGCCGGTCCTTGCAGGACGTCGTCCTCCGGACGACGGTCGTCTACGACTGGCAGACCGACGGCGGAGCGTTCGTGTCCACAAAGGACGCCGTATAG
- a CDS encoding YbaB/EbfC family nucleoid-associated protein, translating to MGNRVVLTYEPVAFDRLAEEIRGIQRELAAVVEEAESDDGLVFVKVDARGDVVELDLDPRIYRTHDSAALARTIAETCRAARAKADARPFELTRSQLSLPH from the coding sequence ATGGGCAACCGGGTGGTGCTGACCTACGAGCCGGTCGCGTTCGACCGGCTCGCGGAGGAAATCCGCGGGATCCAGCGTGAGCTCGCGGCGGTCGTCGAGGAGGCGGAGTCCGACGACGGCCTGGTTTTCGTGAAGGTGGACGCGCGCGGCGACGTGGTGGAGCTCGACCTCGACCCGCGGATCTACCGCACCCACGACTCGGCGGCACTGGCGCGCACGATTGCCGAGACCTGCCGCGCGGCGCGGGCCAAGGCCGACGCGCGTCCGTTCGAGCTGACCAGGAGCCAGCTCTCGCTCCCCCACTGA
- a CDS encoding SDR family oxidoreductase, with protein sequence MSFQTAVVTGAGRGFGRAIAVALVAAGTHVVGIARTEEDLRAVRDDAGELFTPLAADATDETLAAAVLRDYRPDLLVLNAGATPHMAPVQEQTWETFSRNWHTDTRHVFEWTRAALREPLAPGGVVVSMSSGAALAGSPLSGGYASAKAAVRYLRGYAAGEAERAGLGLRFLTLLPQLTPTAGVGSAGVTAYAARQGVARDAFIEGLQPVLTPEQVAKAVLDLAADETAAPEHVVGGAGVRPLP encoded by the coding sequence ATGTCTTTCCAGACTGCCGTCGTCACCGGAGCCGGCCGTGGGTTCGGGCGCGCGATCGCCGTCGCGCTCGTCGCCGCCGGCACGCACGTCGTCGGGATCGCGCGCACCGAAGAAGATCTGCGCGCCGTCCGCGACGACGCCGGCGAACTCTTCACGCCCCTGGCCGCCGACGCGACCGACGAAACGCTGGCCGCGGCCGTGCTCCGCGACTACCGGCCCGACCTGCTCGTGCTCAACGCCGGCGCCACGCCGCACATGGCGCCGGTGCAGGAGCAGACCTGGGAAACCTTCAGCCGCAACTGGCACACCGACACGCGGCACGTCTTCGAGTGGACGCGCGCGGCGTTGCGCGAGCCGCTCGCGCCCGGCGGCGTGGTCGTGTCGATGTCGAGCGGTGCGGCGCTGGCCGGGTCTCCGCTCAGCGGTGGTTACGCGAGCGCCAAGGCCGCGGTCCGCTACCTGCGCGGCTACGCGGCCGGCGAAGCCGAGCGCGCCGGGCTCGGCCTGCGTTTCCTGACGCTGCTCCCCCAGCTCACGCCGACGGCCGGCGTGGGTTCCGCCGGCGTCACCGCCTACGCGGCGCGCCAGGGCGTGGCCCGCGACGCGTTCATCGAGGGCCTGCAGCCGGTGCTCACCCCGGAGCAGGTGGCCAAGGCCGTGCTGGACCTGGCGGCCGACGAGACCGCCGCGCCGGAGCACGTGGTCGGCGGCGCCGGCGTGCGCCCACTGCCGTGA
- a CDS encoding RNA polymerase subunit sigma-70 yields MSSLYSGLLRTTGEPMPSNAEFSALTEPFRPELLAHCYRLLGSIHDAEDLVQETYLRAWRGFGGFEGRSSMRRWLYKIATTACLTALATRARRPLPSGLGAPADDHRVPVASREPAVAWLQPAPEFGAGDPAVAAAARAGVRLAFIAALQLLPARQRAVLTLRDVLAFPTAEVAELLDTTTAAVDSALRRARTHLAEAGPIEDEMTEPTGETDRALLENYVDAFTRADAEALVRLLRADVELEMPPIPTWFTGRDAVTGFLAARVLRPGRWRMTPTRANGQPALVVHHRTGDGRDEPYGVQVLTVRGGRIARITSFNDPALVPVFAPSSR; encoded by the coding sequence GTGAGCAGCCTCTACAGTGGACTCCTGCGCACCACGGGAGAACCCATGCCGTCGAACGCCGAGTTCAGCGCGCTGACCGAGCCGTTCCGGCCGGAGCTGCTCGCGCACTGCTACCGGCTGCTGGGCTCGATCCACGACGCCGAGGACCTCGTGCAGGAGACGTACCTGCGGGCGTGGCGCGGCTTCGGCGGGTTCGAGGGCCGGTCGTCGATGCGGCGCTGGCTGTACAAGATCGCCACCACCGCCTGTCTGACGGCGCTGGCGACCCGGGCCCGGCGGCCCCTTCCATCGGGCCTGGGCGCGCCGGCCGACGACCACCGGGTGCCCGTGGCCTCGCGGGAGCCCGCGGTCGCGTGGCTCCAGCCGGCTCCCGAGTTCGGCGCCGGCGACCCGGCGGTGGCCGCTGCCGCGCGGGCGGGGGTGCGGCTCGCGTTCATCGCCGCGCTGCAGCTGCTGCCCGCGCGGCAGCGGGCCGTGCTGACGTTGCGCGACGTGCTGGCCTTCCCCACGGCCGAGGTCGCGGAGCTGCTCGACACGACCACGGCGGCCGTCGACAGCGCCCTGCGCCGCGCGCGGACCCACCTCGCCGAGGCCGGACCGATCGAGGACGAGATGACCGAACCGACCGGCGAGACCGACCGGGCGCTGCTCGAGAACTACGTGGACGCGTTCACGCGCGCCGACGCCGAAGCGCTGGTCCGCCTGCTGCGCGCCGATGTCGAGCTCGAGATGCCGCCGATCCCGACGTGGTTCACCGGCCGGGACGCGGTCACGGGTTTCCTCGCGGCGCGCGTGCTGCGCCCAGGCCGCTGGCGGATGACGCCCACGCGTGCCAACGGCCAGCCCGCCCTCGTCGTGCACCACCGCACCGGCGACGGGCGCGACGAGCCGTACGGCGTGCAGGTCCTGACCGTGCGCGGCGGGCGCATCGCGCGGATCACCTCGTTCAACGACCCGGCGCTGGTGCCGGTGTTCGCTCCCTCGTCCCGGTGA
- a CDS encoding YciI family protein, which translates to MRFLMMHRLSETHSSWNPSQEFIAKMGEFIQDSAEKGILITAEGVHPSEKGALVRKTRGGAIKATDGPFTEAKEVIGGFALLNFANREEAVEYAKTYAALFDDEIEVEVRQIVEFDELPTA; encoded by the coding sequence ATGCGGTTTCTCATGATGCACCGGCTGTCGGAGACGCACTCGTCGTGGAACCCCAGCCAGGAGTTCATCGCGAAGATGGGCGAGTTCATCCAGGACTCGGCGGAGAAGGGCATCCTGATCACGGCCGAAGGCGTCCACCCGTCGGAGAAGGGCGCGCTCGTGCGCAAGACGCGCGGCGGCGCCATCAAGGCCACCGACGGCCCGTTCACCGAGGCCAAGGAGGTCATCGGGGGCTTCGCACTGCTGAACTTCGCGAACCGCGAGGAGGCCGTGGAGTACGCGAAGACCTACGCGGCGCTCTTCGACGACGAGATCGAGGTCGAGGTGCGCCAGATCGTCGAGTTCGACGAGCTGCCCACCGCGTGA